Proteins from one Pagrus major chromosome 1, Pma_NU_1.0 genomic window:
- the LOC140999156 gene encoding uncharacterized protein, protein MTSHSYSRVQQVLSGQSVQQHPTDLDSIFKHLEENVVTFVKNELKKFQKVLSPDYPECSERQSEDEEVLDGEEEEQRRSSREAFLKITLNFLRRMKQEELADCLQSRTVAAVCRRQLKSNLQKKFQCVFEGIAKAGNPTLLNQIYTELYITEGGTAEVNDEHEVRQIETASRKPDRPETTIRQEDIFKASPGRDEPIRRVMTKGVAGIGKTVLTQKLSGCNLSERSCEALSSVLSSQSSSLRELDLSNNGLQDSGVKPLSVGLKSPHCKLETLRLSGCNLSERSCEALSSVLSSQSSSLRELDLNNNDLQDSGVKQLSVGLKSPHCKLETLRLSGCLITEEGCTSLASALRSNPSHLRELDLSYNHPGDSGVKLLSAGLEDPDWRLDTLRVEHGGEQRLKPGLRKYVCELTVDTNTVNRHLKLSDNNRKVTHVTEEQPYPDHPERFDYWWPQLLCRNDLTGRCYWEVEWRGSVQISVSYRGIRRRGYSDDCRFGGNNQSWSLNCSDDGCYSVWHNKTRTALSSSSSSSSVSNRVAVYVDCPAGTLSFYRVSSDSLIHLHTFNTTFTQPLYPGFGLWSGSGSSVSL, encoded by the exons ATGACGTCACACAGCTACAGCAG agttcagcaggttctcagtggtcagtctgtccagcagcatccaacagacctggactccatatttaag CATCTTGAGGAGAACGTTGTCACctttgtgaagaacgagctgaagaagttccagaaggttctgagtccagattacccagaatgctcagagaggcagagtgaggatgaggaggtgttggacggtgaggaggaggagcagaggaggagcagcagagaggcatttctgaagatcacattgaacttcctgaggagaatgaagcaggaggagctggctgactgtctgcagagca gaactgttgctgcagtttgtcgACGTCAGCTCAAATCtaaccttcagaagaagttccagtgtgtgtttgaggggatcgctaaagcaggaaacccaacccttctgaatcagatctacacagagctctacatcacagagggagggactgcagaggtcaatgatgaacatgaggtcagacagattgaaacagcatccaggaaaccagacagaccagaaacaacaatcagacaagaagacatctttaaagcctcacctggaagagacgaaccaatcagaagagtgatgacaaagggagtggctggcattGGGAAAACAGTCTtgacacagaa gctgagtggctgtaatctgtcagagagaagctgtgaagctctgtcctcagtgctcagctcccagtcctctagtctgagagagctggacctgagtaacaacggcctgcaggattcaggagtgaagccgctgtctgttggactgaagagtccacactgtaaactggagactctcag gctgagtggctgtaatctgtcagagagaagctgtgaagctctgtcctcagttctcagctcccagtcctctagtctgagagagctggacctgaataacaacgacctgcaggattcaggagtgaagcagctgtctgttggactgaagagtccacactgtaaactggagactctcag gctgtcaggctgtctgatcacagaggaaggctgtacttctctggcctcagctctgagatccaacccctcccatctgagagagctggaccttagctacaatcatccaggagactcaggagtgaagctgctgtcggctggactcgaggatccagactggagactggacactctcag ggtggaacatggtggagagcagaggctgaaacctggtctgaggaagt atgtctgtgaactcacagtggacacaaacacagtgaacagacacctcaaactgtctgacaacaacaggaaggtgacacatgtgacagaggagcagccatatcctgatcatccagagaggtttgactactggtggcctcagctgctgtgtagaaatgatctgactggtcgctgttactgggaggtcgagtggagaggaagtgttcaaatatcagtgagttacagaggaatcaggAGGAGAGGATACAGTGATGACTGTAGGTTTGGAGGGAAtaatcagtcctggagtctgaacTGCTCTGATGATGGTTGTTACTCTGTCTGGCACAATAAGACAAGAAcagccctctcctcctcctcctcctcctcctctgtctctaacagagtagcagtgtatgtggactgtcctgctggcactctgtccttctacagagtctcctctgactcactgatccacctccacaccttcaacaccacattcactcaacctctttatcctgggtttgGACTCTGGTCTGGTTctggttcctcagtgtctctgtag
- the btbd3a gene encoding BTB/POZ domain-containing protein 3a produces the protein MAAELFPTKKLVPSASASSSATSIQQYQQQNVTNNNTTSAQGCCNWQGLFPTIRERNSVMFNNEMMADVHFVVGPPGGTQRVPGHKYVLAVGSSVFHAMFYGELAEDQDEIRIPDVEPPSFLAMLKYIYCDEIDLCADTVLATLYAAKKYIVPHLARACVNFLETSLSAKNACVLLSQSCLFEEPDLTQRCWEVIDAQAELSLRSEGFCDIDTQTLESILRRETLNAKEMVVFEAALNWAEAECQRQDLTPTIENKRLMLGKAIYLIRIPTMALEDFANGAAQSGVLTLNETNDIFLWYTAANKPELLFCTKPRKGLSPQRCHRFQSCAYRSNQWRYRGRCDSIQFAVDRRVFIAGFGLYGSSCGSAEYSAKIELKRQGVPMAQRIIKYFSDGSSSTFPVWFDYPVQIEPDTFYTASVVLDGNELSYFGQEGMTEVQCGKVTFQFQCSSDSTNGTGVQGGQIPELIFYA, from the exons ATGGCTGCAGAGCTGTTTCCCACCAAGAAGCTGGTCCCCTCCGCCTCAGCGAGCAGCAGCGCCACGTCCATCCAGCAGTACCAGCAGCAGAACGtgaccaacaacaacaccacctCCGCACAGGGCTGCTGCAACTGGCAGGGCCTGTTCCCGACCATCCGAGAGAG GAATTCAGTCATGTTCAACAATGAGATGATGGCAGATGTTCACTTTGTGGTCGGGCCGCCTGGCGGGACGCAGCGAGTGCCAGGACACAAG tACGTCCTGGCTGTTGGCAGCTCAGTGTTCCACGCCATGTTTTATGGAGAACTGGCTGAGGATCAGGACGAGATCAGGATCCCTGATGTGGAGCCTCCTTCATTTCTGGCCATGTTGAA GTATATCTACTGTGATGAGATCGACCTGTGTGCTGACACAGTGCTCGCCACCCTCTATGCTGCCAAAAAGTACATCGTGCCTCACCTGGCCCGGGCCTGTGTCAACTTCCTGGAGACCAGCCTGAGCGCCAAGAACGCCTGCGTGCTGCTGTCTCAGAGCTGCCTGTTCGAGGAGCCCGACCTGACGCAGCGATGCTGGGAGGTGATCGACGCTCAGGCCGAGCTCTCTCTGCGCTCCGAAGGCTTCTGCGACATCGACACCCAGACGCTGGAGAGCATCCTGCGGCGGGAGACACTCAACGCCAAAGAGATGGTGGTGTTCGAGGCGGCGCTGAACTGGGCCGAGGCTGAGTGTCAACGACAAGACCTGACGCCGACCATCGAAAACAAGCGTCTGATGCTGGGAAAGGCCATCTACCTGATCCGCATCCCTACCATGGCACTAGAGGACTTTGCCAACGGAGCAGCGCAGTCTGGTGTGCTCACACTAAACGAGACTAACGACATCTTCCTGTGGTACACCGCTGCCAACAAGCCTGAACTGTTGTTCTGTACCAAACCTCGTAAAGGCCTGTCGCCGCAGCGCTGTCACCGCTTCCAGTCCTGCGCTTACAGGAGCAACCAGTGGCGGTACCGAGGTCGCTGTGACAGCATCCAGTTTGCTGTGGACAGACGTGTCTTCATCGCTGGCTTCGGTCTGTATGGCTCCAGCTGTGGTTCGGCCGAGTACAGTGCCAAGATCGAGCTGAAGCGCCAGGGTGTGCCGATGGCTCAGAGGATCATCAAGTACTTCTCAGACGGCTCCAGCAGCACCTTCCCCGTGTGGTTCGACTACCCTGTGCAGATCGAGCCAGACACCTTCTACACCGCTAGCGTGGTGCTGGATGGCAATGAGCTCAGCTACTTTGGCCAGGAGGGCATGACAGAGGTGCAGTGTGGGAAAGTGACCTTCCAGTTCCAGTGCTCCTCGGACAGCACCAATGGCACCGGAGTGCAGGGGGGCCAGATCCCTGAACTGATCTTTTACGCCTGA